TTTTCCATCGGGAGACCAGCACACACCATGGTGGTTCGCCAGAACCGAAATCGGTTCCTGGACCAACTGACCTGTCTGGGAATCCCAGACTCTGACGCAATGGCCGATGACTTTATAGCTGTCAAAAGTTGCTGAGGTGGCAGCCAGCTGTTTTCCATCCGGCGACCAGGAGAGCGAAAATACCAGATCACTTTCATTCTCGAACGCTCTTGTCAGTTCGAAACTTTTGGTATCCCAGAGTTTGATCCCGAAGCCTGTTTGCGTGTCTGCTCCTGTTGAGACCGCGATGGTGGTTCCTTCAGGAGAAAACAGAGACTGGAAGATACCCGCTTCCAGTTCAATGGTTTTGACGATGGAAAAGTCGTCCGCTTTGCGCAGGATCAGTTTACCGTCCAGGGCAGATGTTGCTACCAGTTGTTGGTTTCTGGAGTAGGTGATTGATGTGACAGGCCGGGTATGGTCTTTGAATTCGTGCAGACTTTGTTGCGTTTTTACATCCCAGACCGTGACAACCCCGTTTTCATTCCCCGTCAGAAACTGTTTTCCTTCGTTGACAAAGCAGATGTGTGAGACAACACCTTTCGCGGCGGCATAAGCTTTGTTGTCAGGTGCAGGGGAGGTCATCTGGCTGAAGAATTCCGAACTGGTGATTCCAAAGTTAGTCAGCAGGTTTCCAGAGAAATCTGTTCCCAGTTCATCCACCATCTTTCGGGACTCATCCCGATTGCCGTTGATCCATTTCAGATAGGCAATCAGGGACTGACCTGCATTCCTGACCTCGGGAGAAGTTTCCGGGTGGGCGTGGTATCCCGCAATGACTTTAGTCAGATTCTCCGCGATCGCAGGACGGGTCAGGAGCTCTTTACGATCCGAAACCGGTTTGAGGCTGCTGAGCATTTTGATGTACTTGCCGGGAACGATGGTATCGAACCGTTTTGTCTGCAGACATTCTTCACCAAAAGAAAGCAGTCGTTTTTCGCGTTCAGCAAAAATGGGAAGCTGGTAGACCTGAATCAGCGTGTCGTACGCAGCCGCATGATCAAATTGTGTGCTGATAACCTGATCGAACCAGAAACGAAATTCAGCTGGTGTCACAGCCTGGCTGTTAAATTTCTCGACGATCAATTGATTGACTAGCATCACTTGATAGGGGGCCTCGGGCAAATCCGGTTCCAGTTGCCAGGCTTGCTGAAAACAGTCGCGGGCGATTTCAGCCTGCTCTGGCTGGAAAAACGACAGGTATTCAAGATGTTGTCGAGTCTTCTCTGGTTCGGTCCAGTAATTGGCATGCATCGCGTTGATATCAATGGCCAGACGATAATATAAATGGCCTTTCAACATCTGGGTCAGCCAGGGGTCTGCATTTTCGGACTGTTCCAGTGTGACTACAATCAACCTGAACAGGCGGGATAGACGCAGATCAAAGTTGTTGAGGATGTGCTTCAACAGGAAACGGCGTTCATCGCGGTTCAGTTTTCTGTTGGTTAGTACAGAGACCAGATGCTGGGCCGCTTTCCAGTAATGGTCTGCTTCTGTTGTTTTTTTGTTAGCCCAGATGGACAGCAAATGATCGGGAACGGTCCACTGGGCGATAGGATCCCTGGCAAGATCACGGACGAGCAGTGAACCTTCCAGCTGAATGTCTGGTGGATAGCGGGTTTCCTGAAAATGGTAAAGCACTGTTTTCAATGCTTCGTCGAGCATCTGTTTCTGTTGATTCGGGGGCCTGGTGGCCGCCCGCGCGCGGAGATAAAAAATGCGGACAACGGGATCGTCGCAGCCGGTCGACTCGATGAATTTTCCCTGTTCCTCCAGACGGGCTGCAGCTCCTTTTTTGAAGTCTCCCTGGCTGGCGAGAGCACAGCATTCTGTCAGGAAGGCGACAGCCTGTTCGTCCCAGCGGGGGGCTCGATGTCCATATTTCTGATAAGAGCCGAGAAAACGATTGAGATACCACTGTTGCCAGCGCAGATCGATCTCCTGCTGCAGCTCTGTCTGCGGTCGTTCGATCAGAGGCGTAGGCGAATGCTTTTCGATCCGTGAGCGGATTTGCAACTGGTGATCGGGGGCAGGTTCCAGCTGCGGTTCTGCTGAGGGATCCGCTGAGTCCTGATCAGCCTTTTGTTTGGGGGCTGCGATCATGGAGATATGCATCGGCAGTGCCGGGGTCATGTTGGCATAGAATTTCTCCACCTCTTCGAGCGCTGACTGCTCCTGCATGACCTTTTTCAGCTGACTGTCGGGCTCGGTTTGTGTGAAAATCGTAATGCCTTCCACATTACCCTCTGACTTGGTGTCGTAGGTCACAATGTTCTGATTCTGATCCACAACAAAACGCAAATGGTAATTTTTGAAGACTCCGCTCCAGCGATAATGAATCTTGCGGAGCCGGATTCCAGAGTCGTCAACGGTGACACTGGGGAAACCCTGCTGCAAGGCCTGAAACTTTTCAAAAGGAAGTTCCTGATTCGCGGACAGCCTGTTCATCGCTTCATCCAGAGCAACAACGCTCCTGCTTTGTGACGATTGGGCATACCATTCGACCAGTACAATCACCATTAACAGTCCGATGAATGACCAGCGATAGACGCGGCGGGATTTCAGTCTGAACTTTTTCTCTTCAGAGTCAGTCATGAATCATCTCAAAACGAGTACGTTGTTTTCTGGCAAATAAGGGGAACTCAGGTCGGTTGACGATGGTTGTCGCTCCCTGTTACAGGCACCTGCTGTCTATTTCATGTAACCGGAATGCAGATCTGGTACGCAATTCCGGAAAAATGTTGATTTCTCTCGAATTTCAGCAGTACGCAGTTTGAAGCAGCCGGTGCTGTAGCCGATTGCTCATGATTCGGGGGCTGGATCGCAGGCAGCCTGATGATCGAGGCGATTCAGTACATCCATTACCGACTGCTGCTCTCGTTTTCTCAGCTCCAGCGAATCCAATGCGGAATAAGATCTGTGGACTGCCTCTTCCAGGCCTCCCTGCGCTGTCAGATAGTTGCCCAGGGATTCCCATTCCTGCTTATATTCGATGTCAAAATTCTGAGGATCGCTATAACGACGAACCCGGGCTACCAGTGTTTTTTCGAGACATTCTGCCAGTTGTCTGCGGCTGTGTTTAAAATAATTTTCGACGGTCATCGTTGTCAGGCCCAGATGCTCTGCGATTTCCCGGGCTGTCAATTGCTCACAAATCTTGCCGTAGAGTACCCTGAAGTAATCGCCGCGATTCGTGGAATAATATTCTGCCATGACTGTTTCGACACAATCCTGCAGCAGTTCTTCCACCCAGGTGGCATAGAAGAGGTCCAGCTGCTCGGGCGACGCGGCCTGACTGTCCAGAATCCAGTCAGGTCGCGCAGGATCTCTGGCCAGTTTTGTGAGAATGCTCTGTCGTCCTGTCTCGACTTTAGCGCGATTGGAAAGGACGTTCCGGATCACCGCACAGAGCAGAGTACGCAGCCTGGCGGAGGGATTCGAGAGCCAGCGCGACAGCAGCTGATTTTGAATTAAGGCGACAAAGGTCAAGGAAGCGACTTCTTCTGCCTCTGTAAGATTGATTTTTCCCCAACGCATGGAAAAGCGACAGACGGGCCGCCAATAGTCCGTCATGAATGTCCGCCAATCGTCTTCATTCCCGCTGGTGGCAATTCGCTGAATTAAAGTATGGCGTGTCTCCGGAAATGGCATCGAAACGGAACTTTCCTGCTGCAGCCATGCTGCTCTGTGGGGGGAGCGAATTGTCGGAAATAAAGGATCTTAGTGCTCAGAATTTACTGAATCCGCACTGGGGAGTCTCCAGTGTCACGTGATTATGCTGGGTTCCATTATTGAACATCCAATATGAGTTCTCAAGAAAATTCTTTTAAAAGCTGAACCGAAAGCGGATCTTTATTACATGAAGAGAGTGACCCGACCAGACTGTTCTGGTCTGTCGATGCCATTCAATCCGAAGTGACGCAAGACGGTCATTTGATTCCTTTTAAAAACAGGTAGACGATCATGTTTTTTCCGATTCCCATGCAGCTGGAGACTCCGATTCGCCCCGGAACGGTTCCTGCAGCCAATCTGGTGCTGATTGGTCTGAACATGCTGTTCTATTTTCTGGTTCCGCTGGAGTCGCTGATGACTGGCCCCGGGACACGGTTGATCACGATTCTGACGTACGGTTTTGCGCATGGTGGTCTGTTTCATCTTCTGATTAATATGTGGTATCTGTGGGTAGTTGGTAATCCAGTGAATCGTCGGATTGGTAATTTCTACTATGCGATTACTTACCTGGGAACCATTGTTGTTATCGGAGTTCTGGCACGCTGTTTTGGGAACAGCGTGCTGTTTGGTTCTTCCGGAGCGGTTTTCGCTGTGCTGGCAACAGCAACGTTGCTGTTGCCAGCCAAACGGGTTGAAGTTCATTTTCTGGTTTTGTTTCCCCTGACGATTTTGCTTGGCCTGTTACGGCTGCCCCAATATGGACTGCAATGGTTCATCCGCTGGGATCGGGCTTCCATACATGTGCTGCTGTTTTCCATGTTGTTTCTGATGCTCGAACTAATGGGATTTCTGATCTGGCTACTCCGGGGGCAGATACATCTCACCAGCTTTGGACATCTGATCGGGTTTGTGTGTGGCATCACGGCTGTATTACTGCTGCCAGAGAGAATCACGATTCCTCAGCAGACGGTCATGAGTTGAGGATGCGGTCGTTCGTTTCAGCCATGCTTACAGTTATATCTGTTTGCTCTGTAATTACATCAAAGTCATTCTAAAGACTTCTGACGGAAAATCTCAGAATTCAATCGCAAGAAAGGTACTAAAATGGGTATATTTAAAAGAATCAGCGATATTCTCTCTGCTAACCTGGGGGAGATGCTAGAAGAGTACGAAAATCCGGAACTGATGCTGTCGCAGGCGATTTCCGAAATGGAAAGTTCTATCAGGACTGCCATGCTGGAAACGGCAAAATCGCTGGCAAGTGAAAAGAAACTGGCGAAAGAGATGGCCCATAATGAAAATGAATCCCGGCACTGGCAGGAACGTGCGGCGCAGGCTGTCGCATCGGGAGATGACGAACTTGCGCGAAAAGCTCTCTCTCGAAAAAAAGAACATGAAAAACTTTCTATCGCGCTCCACGATCAACTGAAAGTCTGTCAGGATGCCAATCAGACATTGCGACATCAACTGGAGGGAATGAAAGCCAAGCTTGCGGAAGCAAAACGCAGCCTGGCAACTTTATCGGCCCGGAATAAAGCAGCGCTGGTACGAAAAAAAATCTATGCCCGTTCCGGAGAAATGAATCTTGATCTGGACGATACTGCTTTCAATAAATTTGAGCAGATGAGAGAGAAAGTCGAGCAGGCAGAAGCGGAAGCCGATGCTCTGGCCGAATTGCAGGGAATCGATCCCGTCTGCTGCGGCAGGGATGAGAGGGCTGTCTGCGATAGCGAAATCGATCAGGAACTTGAGAAACTCAAGCAGGCACATCATTCTGGTCAGTGATCGACTGAAAGGCCGCCCGATGATAGTCTGTGTACAGACGTGTGAACTTAAACCCGAATAATGATGATCTGTCTGTTATGATCGATGGCTCAGTGAAAAGTGAAACGCATCAGTCTCTAACAGCATTCGAGGGAGAGAACTTCTCTCGCGATGAGATCTATACGCTGATTGCCGATCTGGCCGATCAGGTTTACACTCTGCACCAGTCACAGCGATTACATCTCCGGATCGCTCCCGATGAAATCTTTCTGGATCAGGATGGAAAGCCAGAATTATCTGTAGCTGACGAGAGCCGAATTTTCAGACATACTGATTTTGATCAGCAACTGTTTCCTCCAGAGCTGCAAAGCGTCGATTTACTGGAAGTTTCCGTTAACCGGAAAAATGCAGCAGCAGCTCTCCGAAAGGCTGGCTTGCAACTTGATCCCGAGCGGATCGACGTCTACCAGTTGGGGGCACTCTTATGTTATTTACTGACCGGCGAGAAGGTCGATGCCTATCTGCGGAGTCCCAGGTCCAGAGCGAAAGTTCCGACGGAATTTCGAGCACTTATTGATCGCACACTGGGATTCGAACCCGCAGCGGTGATCAGAGATATCGAGAGTTTTCGAGCTGCCTTGAGGCCCCTGCAGGCAGACCTGTCCGAATCGGATGCAATCGACTCCGTTGAACTTTTCACATCACAAAGCGGTAGTGAGCTCCCGTTTCAGAGGCTGGGGCACTACCAAATTCGGAAACGCATCGGGCAGGGAGGAATGGGAGATGTCTATCTGGGGTATGAAAGTGCGCTCGATCGCCAGGTTGCCATCAAAGTCCTGCCTTTCGAATTTGCTCGGCAGGATGAATTTGTAAAACGCTTTTATGCTGAGGCCACCGCGGCAGCCCGGCTGGTCCATCCCAATATCATTCCCATCTATTTTATTGGAGAAGATCAGGGATACCATTATTTTGTGATGCAGTATGTCGAGGGAGAAACTCTGGCCGATCTCCTCAAACGGAAATCGACGATTGAGATCACACAGACTCTGACCATTATCGAGCAGGTCCTGTGCGGCTTAGCGGCAGCGCATGCGGAAGGTATGATTCATCGCGATATCAAACCGGGAAATATTCTACTCGATCGCATCAACCACAAAGTTCTACTGGCTGATTTCGGCCTGGTGAAATCGCTGCTCACAAAAACGGAAATGACGGCGAGCGGAGTCATCATGGGGACGGTCGACTACATCTCGCCGGAACAGGGGCGCGGGTTACCTGTCGACCCCCGTTCCGATTTATACTCCCTGGGAGTTCTCACCTATCAGATGCTCACTGGCCGACTGCCATTTCAGGCGGACAGCCCGACCTCCATGATTTTTCAGCATGCCTATGAAACGCCTGAGCCGATCCACAAGCTGGCTCCAGACGTACCCGAACCACTGGTGAGGATTATTAACAGGCTGATGGCGAAATTACCGGTGGAACGTTATGAGTCGGCTGAACTGGTGATGGCGGATCTTCGTGAATTCCGCTTGAGATTTGATGCCGCAACTGAACCGCGACTCCAGGCTGACTCTTCTACCCTCGGTAATTCAAACGTCTCCAGATCTGATTCGATTAGGGAACCGTCCTGGACCACTATAATTGAATCGCCCCGCTTTGAAGCACTACTGTTGCCGGATGCATGTGAGGAAAAACAGCCCTCCGGTTTCTGGAAGCGTCAGTTGCGAAAAGTGCAGGATCTGTTCCGGAAATACTCTCCCGAACTGCTGCAGCAGTTAAAGAGTACACAGCAGCAGTTTGAGGGGGCCATTCAGGAGTACCAGTGGCGACAAAGCAGTTTAGAGACGCTCTACCGGGAAGCAGAATCGTCATTACAGGAACTGAACCGACTGGCCGACCGCTGGCAGAGCGCGGCTGAGGAGGCTCAGTCGCGGGCAGAAACAGCAGCTAAAACGGATCTGAAACAGCAGGCGTTTCAGGAACAAAGCCACTGCAGACAACAGGCGGAGGAGGTTCGCCGTCAGTCCGTGCAACAACAGGAACAACTGGAGTCTATGGCCCTGCAGCGGGCACAGATCAATGCGCGATTACAGCAACTAATTTGTCAGCGTGATCTGCTGAATGCCCGGATTCACGCAGCCCATGCCAGGGGAGCAGTGCTGGGAACAGCGCCGCAGGATGCGACGGCCAAACGGAATTTACTGCCTTATCTGTTTGCCGGGACTCTGGTTGCGAGCGCGTGTCTGTTTCTGTTCTGGAAGGTTGGTGCTCTGCTGATCCACGGTTGGGATGGGGATGAAAGTCGATTTGAGGTCGCCGACGAAAAATCGACTCTGTCCGGTGAACTACCGGCTCATTTTAACAGACAGCTTTCGGAAGACGGTTATCAGCAGCAGGGGATTGCTTTTCCGAGTATGGTCAAAGATCTGATCTTCTGCCCGTCGATGATTGGGGGGGGCTACAACAGTCTGGCGACTTCCCATGCAGATGGCACTGTGAATAAGATGAATGTGACTGAACGCTCCTATAACGGGCCGCATTTCCTGACAGAACATCTGGAATCGACCAGCCGCCTGGCTTATTCTCTCGAGGGGGACCTGCTGGCGATGAGTTTAGGTGACGGCTCAATCAGCGTGTGGTCGACCTACGGAAATGGACGCGAGTTTCGCAGGCTGAAAGGTCATACCGATGTCGTACAGTCATTATTATTTACACCGGACGGGAAGCAACTGCTGTCCGGCGGGCAGGATCAGACGGTTCGATTGTGGGACATTAAAACAGGGCACGAAATCAAACGGTTTCCTGCACGCAATGCCGTCCGGTCACTTGCCTGGAACCGCGAGAGAGATGGCTTTTATTTGTCTGACGGGGACGGCTTTGATCCTGTCACTCTGAGACAGATAAAATTGAGTGGCGAAAAGGAAACCGGATTTTCCTACACAGGCAAAAAAACGCCGACCTTTTTGTTTGTTCCCGATTCCGGCGATATCGGATTTTCCGCTCCATTACAGAAAGATCAGTCTCTCAATTCGTGGAATCGTCTGACTGGTGAGAAAGGGATTTTCTTTGGGACCGATGTGGTCCACGCTGCTGTTTCCGCGAATGGTCTGCAGGTTTTAACTGCCGATTCCAAAGGGCTTATTTCACTCTGGAATTCGGAAACTGGCGCGGTGCGTCAGCAAATGAAAGTCGTTGACGATCCACAGATTCAAAAGGTCTGCCAGTTGGCTGTTTCGAGAGATGGAACTCTGGCGGCGTGTGCCCTTTCCAACTGGTCTGAGAAAGAATTTGA
This genomic interval from Gimesia alba contains the following:
- a CDS encoding WD40 repeat domain-containing protein, producing MTDSEEKKFRLKSRRVYRWSFIGLLMVIVLVEWYAQSSQSRSVVALDEAMNRLSANQELPFEKFQALQQGFPSVTVDDSGIRLRKIHYRWSGVFKNYHLRFVVDQNQNIVTYDTKSEGNVEGITIFTQTEPDSQLKKVMQEQSALEEVEKFYANMTPALPMHISMIAAPKQKADQDSADPSAEPQLEPAPDHQLQIRSRIEKHSPTPLIERPQTELQQEIDLRWQQWYLNRFLGSYQKYGHRAPRWDEQAVAFLTECCALASQGDFKKGAAARLEEQGKFIESTGCDDPVVRIFYLRARAATRPPNQQKQMLDEALKTVLYHFQETRYPPDIQLEGSLLVRDLARDPIAQWTVPDHLLSIWANKKTTEADHYWKAAQHLVSVLTNRKLNRDERRFLLKHILNNFDLRLSRLFRLIVVTLEQSENADPWLTQMLKGHLYYRLAIDINAMHANYWTEPEKTRQHLEYLSFFQPEQAEIARDCFQQAWQLEPDLPEAPYQVMLVNQLIVEKFNSQAVTPAEFRFWFDQVISTQFDHAAAYDTLIQVYQLPIFAEREKRLLSFGEECLQTKRFDTIVPGKYIKMLSSLKPVSDRKELLTRPAIAENLTKVIAGYHAHPETSPEVRNAGQSLIAYLKWINGNRDESRKMVDELGTDFSGNLLTNFGITSSEFFSQMTSPAPDNKAYAAAKGVVSHICFVNEGKQFLTGNENGVVTVWDVKTQQSLHEFKDHTRPVTSITYSRNQQLVATSALDGKLILRKADDFSIVKTIELEAGIFQSLFSPEGTTIAVSTGADTQTGFGIKLWDTKSFELTRAFENESDLVFSLSWSPDGKQLAATSATFDSYKVIGHCVRVWDSQTGQLVQEPISVLANHHGVCWSPDGKTLAIFGVDKVKIQYTDWEIPKVKIVDVASRKVLHTFQSHIMRVSDIAFTADSQSLLTTGLDKTLVTWNLSTGKRQSTFMETSERLLSVAVAPDNQLVALSGTEGELQTRPLNELLTYKYQSQPLLKHRFRAIRHMQLDATGELLAIGDYIDGVRIWNAQTGKPLPLHFPVPEGNYMNHFDIAREGNLIALACGTMDHTSGVVLLYNLETGEFLQEHPIDWHGARCVQFTSDGKTLFSNGPENDIIAWDTVTGKTRAWEMPLGHLTHITAMVLSPGGNYLYTSSPADQTKGGRDINPKLNRWELPQTQLNEKHFIEPFEYNQRMFQYAGARKLILSLDGTRLFGDRFQYDLNKLLRLSPVQGILVAVSPAGDQYACCLTEINVPRRTKSVSLLLYSYNQPTQKPLKFANDLKDMIHNAVFGRDGQRLYSASGNQQILVWDLKTRRPLMRLN
- a CDS encoding RNA polymerase sigma factor yields the protein MPFPETRHTLIQRIATSGNEDDWRTFMTDYWRPVCRFSMRWGKINLTEAEEVASLTFVALIQNQLLSRWLSNPSARLRTLLCAVIRNVLSNRAKVETGRQSILTKLARDPARPDWILDSQAASPEQLDLFYATWVEELLQDCVETVMAEYYSTNRGDYFRVLYGKICEQLTAREIAEHLGLTTMTVENYFKHSRRQLAECLEKTLVARVRRYSDPQNFDIEYKQEWESLGNYLTAQGGLEEAVHRSYSALDSLELRKREQQSVMDVLNRLDHQAACDPAPES
- a CDS encoding rhomboid family intramembrane serine protease yields the protein MFFPIPMQLETPIRPGTVPAANLVLIGLNMLFYFLVPLESLMTGPGTRLITILTYGFAHGGLFHLLINMWYLWVVGNPVNRRIGNFYYAITYLGTIVVIGVLARCFGNSVLFGSSGAVFAVLATATLLLPAKRVEVHFLVLFPLTILLGLLRLPQYGLQWFIRWDRASIHVLLFSMLFLMLELMGFLIWLLRGQIHLTSFGHLIGFVCGITAVLLLPERITIPQQTVMS
- a CDS encoding PspA/IM30 family protein yields the protein MGIFKRISDILSANLGEMLEEYENPELMLSQAISEMESSIRTAMLETAKSLASEKKLAKEMAHNENESRHWQERAAQAVASGDDELARKALSRKKEHEKLSIALHDQLKVCQDANQTLRHQLEGMKAKLAEAKRSLATLSARNKAALVRKKIYARSGEMNLDLDDTAFNKFEQMREKVEQAEAEADALAELQGIDPVCCGRDERAVCDSEIDQELEKLKQAHHSGQ
- a CDS encoding protein kinase domain-containing protein produces the protein MIDGSVKSETHQSLTAFEGENFSRDEIYTLIADLADQVYTLHQSQRLHLRIAPDEIFLDQDGKPELSVADESRIFRHTDFDQQLFPPELQSVDLLEVSVNRKNAAAALRKAGLQLDPERIDVYQLGALLCYLLTGEKVDAYLRSPRSRAKVPTEFRALIDRTLGFEPAAVIRDIESFRAALRPLQADLSESDAIDSVELFTSQSGSELPFQRLGHYQIRKRIGQGGMGDVYLGYESALDRQVAIKVLPFEFARQDEFVKRFYAEATAAARLVHPNIIPIYFIGEDQGYHYFVMQYVEGETLADLLKRKSTIEITQTLTIIEQVLCGLAAAHAEGMIHRDIKPGNILLDRINHKVLLADFGLVKSLLTKTEMTASGVIMGTVDYISPEQGRGLPVDPRSDLYSLGVLTYQMLTGRLPFQADSPTSMIFQHAYETPEPIHKLAPDVPEPLVRIINRLMAKLPVERYESAELVMADLREFRLRFDAATEPRLQADSSTLGNSNVSRSDSIREPSWTTIIESPRFEALLLPDACEEKQPSGFWKRQLRKVQDLFRKYSPELLQQLKSTQQQFEGAIQEYQWRQSSLETLYREAESSLQELNRLADRWQSAAEEAQSRAETAAKTDLKQQAFQEQSHCRQQAEEVRRQSVQQQEQLESMALQRAQINARLQQLICQRDLLNARIHAAHARGAVLGTAPQDATAKRNLLPYLFAGTLVASACLFLFWKVGALLIHGWDGDESRFEVADEKSTLSGELPAHFNRQLSEDGYQQQGIAFPSMVKDLIFCPSMIGGGYNSLATSHADGTVNKMNVTERSYNGPHFLTEHLESTSRLAYSLEGDLLAMSLGDGSISVWSTYGNGREFRRLKGHTDVVQSLLFTPDGKQLLSGGQDQTVRLWDIKTGHEIKRFPARNAVRSLAWNRERDGFYLSDGDGFDPVTLRQIKLSGEKETGFSYTGKKTPTFLFVPDSGDIGFSAPLQKDQSLNSWNRLTGEKGIFFGTDVVHAAVSANGLQVLTADSKGLISLWNSETGAVRQQMKVVDDPQIQKVCQLAVSRDGTLAACALSNWSEKEFEVRVWKLPQFPRDGYLINCDSPVNTVMFSPDGYEIVAGDRNRIRSWKLEKLNRESTFPVNSPVSALCSMSDGSGIIYATGSSNSRVNYIGVRPWKNFGRIGLQTGEYDDVHFEGHQARITSVDCASSARMLVSGSLDGSVRLWNLADREQVGVLELQRPVYSVCFKPQSEHEVYVCSNSRMIELWDLREQKKLKEFSGMSFQVLCMDLSEDGTRLVAGGGDRTVRVWDTESGELLATLEGHSGPVHSVAMPSITRFNLPGSYVVSGSEDATVRYWDIGQKQEISCFTGHSAAVSSVAISPRNEFVVSGSIDGTIRRWKLRKSF